One Alkaliphilus sp. B6464 genomic window carries:
- a CDS encoding sulfite exporter TauE/SafE family protein — translation MEKFIYWLKIALIGFFSGIINGLFGAGGGTVAVLALTLIFGISQHKAQATAISIILPLSLISGFIYYKNGFTTIDITLKVALGGIIGSYIGSNALNKIPANYLRKIFGFFIIVAAIRMVFL, via the coding sequence ATGGAAAAATTTATATATTGGCTTAAAATTGCTTTAATTGGTTTCTTTTCGGGTATTATAAATGGCTTATTTGGGGCCGGGGGCGGAACTGTTGCGGTTTTAGCTCTTACACTTATCTTTGGGATAAGCCAACATAAAGCTCAAGCCACTGCAATATCTATAATTCTTCCTCTTTCATTAATTAGTGGTTTTATTTATTATAAAAATGGCTTTACCACAATAGATATAACTCTTAAAGTAGCCTTAGGAGGAATTATTGGGAGTTACATAGGCTCCAATGCGTTAAACAAAATTCCTGCAAACTATCTTAGAAAAATTTTTGGCTTTTTTATAATAGTTGCTGCTATAAGGATGGTGTTTTTATGA
- the rsxA gene encoding electron transport complex subunit RsxA — MTFGSLFVILVSGILVNNYVLSRNLGICPFLGVSKQVETAFGMGMAVTFVMTLAGTITYLVQTFILNNLGLAYMQTVSFILVIAALVQFVEMVIQKSSPTLYQSLGVYLPLITTNCAVLGVAILNIQQEYNLIETIINSAASAIGFSLAIVLFAGIRERLELSDIPEAFKGFPIALFTASLMSMAFMGFAGLV, encoded by the coding sequence GTGACATTTGGATCATTATTTGTTATACTAGTAAGTGGTATATTAGTAAATAACTATGTTTTGTCTAGAAACTTAGGGATATGTCCATTTTTAGGTGTTTCTAAACAGGTAGAAACTGCTTTTGGTATGGGAATGGCGGTTACTTTCGTTATGACATTAGCAGGAACAATTACCTACTTGGTACAAACTTTTATTTTAAATAACTTAGGATTAGCATATATGCAAACAGTTTCTTTTATTTTAGTAATAGCTGCACTAGTTCAATTTGTAGAAATGGTTATACAGAAAAGTAGCCCTACTTTATATCAATCATTAGGAGTATACTTACCGCTTATTACTACTAACTGTGCAGTACTAGGGGTAGCAATTTTGAATATTCAACAAGAATACAATTTAATTGAAACTATTATAAACTCGGCAGCATCTGCTATTGGATTCTCTTTAGCGATTGTACTGTTTGCTGGTATTAGAGAGCGTTTGGAATTATCTGATATTCCTGAAGCCTTCAAAGGATTTCCAATTGCATTATTTACTGCAAGTTTAATGTCAATGGCATTCATGGGCTTTGCTGGATTGGTATAA
- a CDS encoding YebC/PmpR family DNA-binding transcriptional regulator, producing MKHKPHLKEKENCTFIEAKVAYLAQILTQLQNEEDIKKMNKLIDMLEDNNDVQEVHYNLETNE from the coding sequence TTGAAACATAAACCTCATTTAAAAGAAAAGGAAAATTGCACATTTATAGAAGCTAAAGTTGCCTATCTAGCACAGATTTTAACACAATTACAAAATGAAGAAGATATAAAGAAAATGAATAAGTTAATAGATATGCTTGAAGACAATAATGATGTTCAAGAAGTGCACTACAATTTGGAAACAAATGAATAG
- a CDS encoding RnfABCDGE type electron transport complex subunit D codes for MEGKLFVSSSPHIRVENTIQKVMLDVIIALLPAALGALYYFRMNAAKVILLSVLTAVISEAIFQKITKKPITINDLSAVVTGLLLAFNIPASAPWWIPVLGSVIAILVVKQFFGGVGHNFMNPALAARIMLMISYTGRMTAWVKPGADAVSGATPLSFVKGVSEVPSNAPKLFDMLLGNTGGSLGETSAILLILGGIYLIYRGVISWHIPAIYVGTVAAITLVYGGFNPTFMLYHLLAGGLMLGAIYMATDYASAPVTPKGRIFFALGCGILTSVFRLYGGYPEGVGFSILLMNIAAPLIEKYTAPRVFGEVK; via the coding sequence ATGGAAGGAAAATTATTTGTATCTTCTTCACCCCATATTAGGGTTGAAAACACGATACAGAAAGTAATGCTAGATGTAATAATCGCATTATTACCTGCAGCATTAGGGGCATTATACTATTTTAGAATGAATGCAGCAAAAGTTATATTACTATCAGTATTAACAGCTGTTATTTCAGAAGCTATATTTCAAAAAATAACTAAAAAACCTATAACAATCAATGATTTAAGTGCAGTAGTAACAGGATTATTATTAGCCTTTAATATACCAGCTTCTGCACCATGGTGGATTCCTGTTTTAGGTTCTGTTATTGCAATCTTAGTTGTAAAACAGTTTTTCGGTGGTGTAGGTCATAACTTTATGAACCCTGCTTTAGCTGCCAGAATTATGCTTATGATTTCATACACAGGTCGTATGACAGCTTGGGTAAAGCCAGGTGCTGATGCTGTATCAGGAGCTACACCTTTAAGCTTTGTAAAGGGTGTTTCTGAAGTACCAAGCAATGCTCCAAAGTTATTTGATATGTTATTAGGGAATACAGGAGGTTCTTTAGGAGAGACGTCTGCAATTCTTTTAATATTAGGTGGGATATACTTAATATATAGAGGCGTTATTTCATGGCACATTCCTGCAATTTATGTTGGTACAGTTGCAGCAATTACTTTAGTATACGGTGGATTTAATCCAACTTTCATGCTGTATCACTTATTAGCTGGAGGTTTAATGCTAGGAGCAATATATATGGCTACCGACTATGCATCTGCACCAGTTACACCTAAAGGAAGAATTTTCTTTGCACTTGGATGTGGTATTTTAACTTCTGTATTTAGACTTTACGGTGGTTATCCAGAAGGTGTAGGCTTCTCTATTCTTCTTATGAATATTGCAGCTCCTCTAATTGAGAAGTATACAGCTCCTAGAGTATTTGGGGAGGTGAAGTAA
- the rsxE gene encoding electron transport complex subunit RsxE, which yields MSTRKVFTNGLIFNNPTFVQVLGMCPTLATTTSATNGLGMGLATTAVLLGSNIVISMLRKVIPDQIRIPAFVVVIATFVTIIEMLLQAYVTPLYESLGIFLPLIVVNCIILARAEAFASKNSIFSSAIDGLGNGLGFAVALTILGSIRELIGAGSIFGKQVMWSSFEPMSIMTQAPGAFLVLGLLLALFGSLAAKKHNA from the coding sequence ATGAGTACTAGAAAGGTATTTACAAATGGATTGATTTTTAATAATCCAACTTTTGTGCAAGTACTAGGAATGTGTCCTACACTTGCAACAACGACTTCAGCAACAAATGGTTTAGGTATGGGACTTGCTACAACTGCGGTATTACTTGGTTCTAACATAGTAATTTCTATGCTTAGAAAAGTTATACCAGATCAAATTAGGATACCTGCATTTGTTGTTGTAATCGCAACATTCGTAACTATAATAGAAATGCTTTTACAAGCTTATGTAACTCCATTATATGAATCTTTAGGTATATTTTTACCATTAATAGTTGTTAACTGCATTATTTTAGCTAGAGCGGAGGCTTTTGCATCTAAAAACTCAATTTTTAGTTCAGCAATAGATGGTTTAGGAAATGGGTTAGGTTTTGCGGTTGCTTTAACAATATTAGGTTCTATAAGAGAATTAATAGGAGCAGGATCAATTTTTGGTAAGCAAGTAATGTGGAGTAGTTTTGAGCCAATGTCTATTATGACTCAAGCTCCAGGTGCTTTCTTAGTTTTAGGTTTACTTCTTGCACTATTCGGAAGTCTTGCAGCTAAAAAACATAATGCGTAA
- the nadE gene encoding NAD(+) synthase, with translation MDQQIHKKIDEVTLWLREQVNNAGAKGLAVGISGGIDSAVVACLIKKAFPNNSLGIILPIKSDKKDIEDGILSAKACNIDYFEVDLEEEHNGIMAKVTEQLNGKGKFNNGTKRATDSNLRARLRMSTLYAIANNLNYLVVGTDNAAELYTGYFTKYGDGGVDLLPIASLKKYEVYEWAKALGVPKEVIEKQPSAGLWEGQTDEQEMGTTYEHIDSFLDGKSIPEKDLVIIERLHKNSDHKRTTPPSPNLDK, from the coding sequence ATGGATCAACAAATACATAAAAAAATTGATGAAGTTACATTATGGTTAAGAGAACAGGTAAATAATGCTGGGGCTAAAGGACTTGCTGTTGGAATTTCTGGGGGAATAGATTCAGCTGTTGTTGCTTGCTTAATCAAAAAAGCTTTCCCTAACAATTCTTTAGGAATAATACTGCCTATTAAGAGTGATAAAAAAGATATAGAAGATGGAATTTTAAGCGCGAAGGCTTGTAATATTGATTATTTTGAAGTTGATTTAGAAGAAGAACATAATGGAATTATGGCTAAGGTAACAGAACAATTAAACGGTAAAGGTAAATTTAACAACGGTACCAAAAGGGCAACGGATTCTAATTTAAGAGCAAGGCTAAGGATGAGTACCCTTTATGCAATTGCTAATAATTTAAATTACTTAGTAGTAGGTACAGACAATGCAGCAGAGTTATATACAGGATATTTTACTAAGTATGGGGATGGTGGTGTAGATCTTCTGCCTATAGCTTCATTGAAAAAGTATGAAGTATATGAATGGGCTAAAGCACTAGGTGTTCCTAAGGAAGTTATTGAAAAGCAACCATCAGCTGGATTATGGGAAGGGCAAACCGATGAGCAGGAAATGGGCACAACATATGAACATATTGATTCTTTTTTAGATGGTAAATCTATACCAGAAAAAGACTTAGTAATTATTGAAAGACTACATAAAAATTCTGATCATAAAAGAACAACTCCGCCATCGCCGAACTTGGATAAATAA
- a CDS encoding C40 family peptidase: MKNKNKYIMCMALASALLSTTVVSGLDYKATIIAPETIVRQEKVFDSEELDKLNIGTQITVKEILDNWYRVELPDGKSEGWISSEEATINDRSYTKSSLKKGEVTASVLNVRIGPSTDNSIINKIYNGNIVTIINTSNGWYEVVLDNNMKGWVHSDYIKLTYNLPSGKINTNAVVLKEQANNISANVISLKKEEVVYIKGYSDNWYNVITSSDKEGWIESKYITVLLTEKTNVNRSGSSREVFDNIESITEKYLGKKYVYGAGGPNSFDCSGFSSYILKTYYSEYLNAKGINQLPRTASGQATIGTSVSRADLQKGDLVFFDTSGKIGDNITHVGIYIGNGQIIHASTSKRQIVKDSLSDRYYSSRFMKAVRL; the protein is encoded by the coding sequence TTGAAAAACAAAAATAAATATATTATGTGTATGGCATTAGCATCCGCATTATTATCAACTACAGTTGTATCTGGTTTGGACTATAAAGCTACAATAATTGCACCTGAAACAATTGTTAGACAAGAAAAGGTTTTTGACAGCGAAGAGCTGGACAAGTTAAATATAGGAACACAAATTACTGTTAAGGAAATATTGGACAACTGGTATCGTGTAGAGTTACCAGATGGAAAAAGTGAGGGGTGGATTTCTTCTGAAGAAGCTACTATTAATGACAGGTCTTATACTAAGAGTAGCCTGAAAAAAGGAGAAGTAACAGCTAGTGTGCTTAATGTAAGAATAGGACCATCTACTGATAATAGTATAATTAATAAGATTTATAACGGAAATATTGTTACTATTATTAATACATCGAATGGATGGTATGAAGTTGTTCTAGATAATAATATGAAGGGATGGGTGCATTCAGACTATATTAAATTAACCTATAACCTTCCTAGTGGAAAAATAAATACTAACGCTGTTGTATTAAAAGAGCAGGCCAATAATATTTCAGCTAATGTTATATCGCTAAAAAAGGAAGAAGTAGTTTACATTAAAGGTTATAGTGATAATTGGTATAATGTGATTACATCTAGTGATAAAGAAGGCTGGATAGAAAGTAAGTATATTACAGTTTTACTTACTGAAAAAACAAATGTAAATAGATCTGGGTCATCTAGAGAAGTATTTGATAATATAGAGTCTATTACAGAAAAATATTTAGGTAAAAAATATGTTTATGGTGCAGGTGGACCAAATAGCTTTGATTGTTCTGGTTTTTCATCATACATACTGAAAACATATTATAGTGAATATCTAAATGCAAAGGGAATTAATCAACTTCCAAGAACAGCTAGCGGTCAAGCAACAATAGGAACATCAGTCAGCAGAGCAGATTTACAGAAGGGTGATCTTGTATTCTTCGATACTTCTGGAAAAATAGGTGACAACATAACTCATGTAGGGATATATATAGGTAATGGGCAAATTATTCATGCATCTACATCAAAACGTCAAATTGTTAAAGACTCATTATCCGATCGTTATTATAGCAGTCGATTTATGAAAGCTGTTAGGTTATAA
- a CDS encoding helix-turn-helix transcriptional regulator, with protein MQNRIQELRKVKKLTQDEIAKLCNVSRQTINAIENNKYDPSLSLAFDLARSLGTTVDELFNGGKTD; from the coding sequence GTGCAAAATAGAATTCAAGAACTAAGAAAAGTAAAGAAGTTGACTCAAGATGAAATTGCTAAACTATGCAATGTTTCAAGACAGACAATTAATGCGATAGAAAATAATAAATACGACCCTTCATTATCTCTTGCATTTGATTTAGCAAGAAGTTTAGGTACAACTGTTGATGAGTTGTTCAACGGAGGGAAAACTGATTAA
- a CDS encoding GNAT family N-acetyltransferase, whose translation MFEVRRIKPEMTYSIRHSVLRPHQAIEDCKYDTDNEDNAFHVGAFYQGKLISVASFCIEKHPNFPIEKQYRLRAMATLDDFRKLGAGRLVVNYAENLIKEQGVNFLWCKGRTTVQEYYSKLGFKVHGEVFDYPPIGPHIIMYKKIRLY comes from the coding sequence ATGTTTGAGGTTAGAAGAATTAAGCCAGAAATGACTTACAGTATTAGACATAGTGTTCTACGTCCACACCAGGCAATTGAAGACTGTAAATATGATACAGACAATGAAGACAACGCATTTCATGTTGGAGCATTCTATCAAGGAAAGCTGATAAGTGTTGCATCATTTTGTATCGAAAAGCATCCTAATTTTCCTATTGAAAAACAATATCGATTAAGAGCGATGGCAACTCTGGATGATTTTCGAAAGTTAGGAGCTGGAAGGTTAGTGGTTAACTACGCTGAAAATTTAATAAAAGAACAGGGCGTTAACTTTTTATGGTGCAAAGGAAGGACTACTGTGCAAGAATATTATAGTAAATTAGGTTTTAAAGTACACGGTGAAGTATTTGATTATCCGCCTATTGGACCCCATATCATTATGTATAAAAAAATTAGGCTTTATTAA
- a CDS encoding RnfABCDGE type electron transport complex subunit G, whose amino-acid sequence MKQMVRLGLILLVITAVSAGLLSVVNDVTKVVIQEKAMEANLVYMKELLPDADEFKVVENPAIGDVEGVQEAYEALKGGSTSGYVVKTLTKGYGGDVVMLTGINIDGTVAGIRVASQSETPGLGSKIAEVDFQSQFAGKSAAEELSVGPDIQAISGATVSSKAAIAGVNASIKLFQTVLK is encoded by the coding sequence ATGAAACAAATGGTTAGATTAGGATTAATATTATTAGTTATAACTGCTGTATCGGCTGGATTACTTAGTGTTGTAAATGATGTTACTAAAGTCGTTATTCAAGAAAAAGCTATGGAAGCCAATCTTGTATACATGAAAGAATTATTGCCAGATGCCGATGAGTTTAAAGTAGTGGAGAATCCTGCCATTGGCGATGTAGAGGGTGTTCAAGAAGCCTATGAAGCATTAAAAGGTGGAAGCACCAGCGGTTATGTTGTTAAAACACTAACTAAGGGATATGGTGGAGATGTTGTAATGCTAACTGGTATTAATATCGATGGAACTGTAGCCGGAATAAGAGTTGCATCACAAAGTGAAACACCAGGGCTTGGATCAAAAATTGCAGAGGTAGATTTCCAATCACAATTTGCAGGAAAATCAGCAGCAGAAGAACTTAGTGTGGGTCCTGATATACAAGCAATTTCAGGTGCTACTGTTTCATCAAAAGCTGCAATTGCAGGAGTAAATGCATCAATAAAATTATTTCAAACTGTATTAAAATAA
- a CDS encoding lytic transglycosylase domain-containing protein, giving the protein MLKGMVNQIFYEKVMSIQNKIPVKLNVLEINTPSFNEVLNTEMNPTEKIGNLNDYSNLNDSNSFDHIISEASTKFNIPQALIKSVISVESSFNPNSISSAGAKGLMQLMPLTAEHLGVKNVWNPKQNIEGGTKYLRELMDRYDGNIKLALAAYNAGPGNIEKYNGIPPFKETESYVDKVLNNISKFTVI; this is encoded by the coding sequence ATGTTAAAAGGTATGGTTAATCAAATTTTTTATGAGAAAGTAATGAGTATTCAAAATAAGATTCCAGTAAAACTAAATGTACTTGAAATAAACACACCTTCATTTAATGAAGTGTTAAATACAGAAATGAATCCGACAGAAAAGATAGGTAACCTGAATGACTACAGTAATTTAAATGACTCAAATAGTTTTGATCATATAATCAGTGAAGCATCTACTAAATTTAACATTCCTCAAGCCCTTATTAAATCTGTTATTTCAGTAGAATCTAGCTTTAATCCCAATAGTATATCATCGGCTGGTGCTAAAGGTTTAATGCAGCTTATGCCATTAACAGCAGAACATCTCGGCGTTAAAAATGTATGGAATCCTAAACAAAATATAGAAGGCGGAACAAAATATCTAAGAGAACTAATGGACCGATATGACGGAAATATAAAGCTAGCTTTAGCAGCATATAATGCTGGTCCTGGAAATATAGAAAAGTACAATGGCATACCTCCATTCAAAGAAACGGAAAGTTATGTAGATAAAGTATTAAATAATATTTCTAAGTTTACTGTTATATAG
- the rsxC gene encoding electron transport complex subunit RsxC, with protein MKFLTFRGGIHPPGYKEATANLKIEKAVEPSVVYIPLQQHIGAPCQPLVKVGDRVTVGERIGEPQGFVSSPVHSSVSGTVKAITMIPNVIGGEVQAVVIESDGLNEVHPSIKPIGSIESLKPEEIIAAIKDAGIVGMGGATFPTHVKLSVPPDKKVENFILNGAECEPFLTADHRLMLENPDDVIYGLLAMMKAVNVENGFIGIEDNKPDAIESMKKAAEKYPNIKVVALHTKYPQGAEKQLIYACTGREVPSGGLPADAGAIVNNVGTAAQVAKTLKTGMPLIDRITTVTGSAIANPKNLLMKIGVPIKEVIEQCGGYAKTPGKIIMGGPMMGFAQHSDDVVIAKGASGVLVFDEEEARIPDPQQCIRCGKCVEICPANLQPIQISAYSLNNMMEHAEKYRALDCIECGSCSFICPSKRPLLQSIRVAKREIVAKKRKQSN; from the coding sequence ATGAAGTTTTTAACCTTTAGGGGTGGTATTCATCCTCCCGGTTATAAAGAAGCAACAGCTAATCTTAAAATAGAAAAAGCTGTTGAACCAAGTGTTGTATACATTCCACTACAACAACACATCGGAGCACCTTGTCAACCGTTAGTAAAGGTAGGAGACCGTGTTACTGTAGGTGAGAGAATAGGAGAGCCTCAAGGTTTTGTTTCGTCTCCAGTACACTCAAGTGTATCTGGTACTGTTAAGGCAATTACTATGATACCTAATGTTATCGGTGGAGAAGTTCAAGCAGTAGTAATTGAATCTGATGGTTTAAATGAAGTACATCCTTCTATTAAGCCAATAGGAAGTATCGAATCATTAAAGCCAGAAGAAATTATTGCTGCAATTAAAGATGCAGGAATAGTTGGAATGGGTGGAGCTACTTTCCCAACCCATGTAAAATTATCGGTTCCTCCAGATAAGAAAGTTGAAAACTTTATTTTAAATGGAGCTGAGTGTGAACCTTTCTTAACAGCAGATCATCGTTTAATGCTTGAAAATCCAGATGACGTTATATATGGATTATTAGCTATGATGAAGGCTGTAAATGTTGAAAATGGATTTATTGGTATTGAGGATAATAAACCAGATGCTATTGAATCTATGAAAAAAGCAGCAGAAAAATATCCAAATATTAAAGTTGTAGCACTACACACAAAATATCCTCAAGGTGCGGAGAAACAATTAATTTATGCTTGTACAGGTAGAGAAGTACCTTCTGGTGGATTGCCAGCAGATGCAGGTGCAATCGTAAATAACGTTGGAACAGCAGCTCAAGTTGCTAAAACATTAAAAACAGGTATGCCATTAATTGATAGAATTACTACAGTTACAGGAAGCGCAATAGCAAATCCTAAGAATCTATTAATGAAAATAGGGGTACCTATTAAAGAAGTAATCGAGCAATGTGGAGGTTATGCTAAAACTCCAGGAAAAATTATAATGGGTGGGCCTATGATGGGGTTTGCTCAGCATTCAGACGATGTTGTAATTGCAAAAGGTGCTTCTGGAGTATTAGTATTCGATGAAGAAGAAGCAAGAATTCCAGATCCTCAACAGTGTATACGTTGCGGTAAGTGCGTTGAAATTTGTCCTGCAAACCTTCAACCAATACAAATCAGTGCATACTCTTTAAATAACATGATGGAGCATGCAGAAAAATATAGAGCTTTAGATTGTATCGAATGTGGTTCTTGCTCATTTATATGTCCATCGAAGAGACCTTTATTACAATCTATTAGAGTAGCAAAAAGAGAAATAGTCGCAAAAAAAAGAAAGCAAAGTAATTAG
- a CDS encoding YebC/PmpR family DNA-binding transcriptional regulator, translating into MGRIGNIIDRKSKQDAKKAKIYTKLARLITVAAREGGGDIEYNAALKNAIDKAKLQNMPNDNIDRAIKKGTGELGSDQYEEFIYEGYGPGGVAVIVEVLTDNRNRTAGEVRHAFDKNGGNLGSPGCVSFMFDRKGQIIIEKNDNIDEETLMMTALEAGAEDFVSEEDAYEIITRIEDFNSVKEGLEKENYTFIEAKIAYLPQTLAQLQSEEDIKKMNRLIDMLEDNDDVQEVHYNWEQA; encoded by the coding sequence ATGGGAAGAATCGGTAACATTATCGATAGAAAATCAAAGCAAGATGCTAAGAAGGCAAAAATATATACTAAACTAGCACGGTTAATTACTGTAGCTGCTCGTGAAGGTGGCGGAGATATAGAGTATAATGCAGCTTTGAAAAATGCTATTGATAAGGCAAAGCTTCAAAATATGCCTAACGATAATATTGATAGAGCTATAAAAAAGGGCACTGGAGAACTAGGTTCAGATCAATATGAAGAGTTTATTTACGAAGGATATGGACCAGGTGGTGTAGCTGTTATAGTTGAAGTACTTACTGATAATAGAAATAGAACTGCAGGAGAAGTAAGACATGCCTTTGACAAAAATGGTGGAAATTTAGGATCACCAGGTTGTGTTTCCTTTATGTTTGATAGAAAAGGTCAAATAATTATTGAAAAAAATGATAATATAGATGAGGAAACACTGATGATGACAGCATTAGAAGCTGGTGCAGAAGACTTTGTATCTGAAGAAGATGCCTATGAAATTATTACAAGGATTGAAGATTTTAACAGTGTGAAGGAAGGTCTTGAAAAAGAAAATTACACATTTATAGAAGCTAAAATTGCATATCTACCACAGACCTTAGCACAATTACAAAGTGAAGAAGACATAAAAAAAATGAATAGGTTAATAGATATGCTTGAAGACAATGATGATGTTCAAGAAGTGCACTACAATTGGGAACAGGCATAA
- a CDS encoding sulfite exporter TauE/SafE family protein yields the protein MIFFLLGLITGAIGGMGIGGGTILIPSIILLTNLNQQTVQSINLISFIPVAIVALVVHYRNKNILLKLSYPLIFFGIFGTFIGSKLALTLSSTLLRKWFGVFLLIMGIYEVFYKGKKKE from the coding sequence ATGATATTTTTTTTGTTAGGATTAATAACTGGCGCAATTGGTGGTATGGGAATTGGCGGAGGAACCATTTTAATTCCTAGTATAATACTTTTAACAAACTTAAACCAACAAACGGTTCAAAGCATAAATTTAATTTCGTTTATACCTGTAGCGATTGTCGCATTAGTTGTTCACTATCGTAATAAAAATATATTGTTAAAACTTAGTTATCCTCTTATTTTTTTTGGGATATTTGGTACTTTCATAGGATCAAAACTAGCACTAACTCTTTCATCCACGTTATTAAGAAAATGGTTCGGAGTTTTTTTATTAATTATGGGAATTTACGAAGTTTTCTATAAAGGTAAAAAAAAGGAATGA